The Candidatus Phaeomarinobacter ectocarpi genome includes a region encoding these proteins:
- the purF gene encoding amidophosphoribosyltransferase codes for MDYQTWREELEGDTLREECGVFGVFGNPDAAALTALGLHALQHRGQEAAGIVSYDGQRFNAERRMGLVGDHFSSEKMINRLAGSAAIGHNRYSTTGETVLRNVQPLFADLWGGGFAIGHNGNLTNALTLRDRLVREGAIFQSTSDTETILQLVARSTKPRIIERLVDALSQVEGAYGLVCLTPKKMIGARDPRGIRPLVMGDLNGSPVLASETCALDIIGAHFVREIEPGEIVVCTEDGIESHKPFPPEPARPCVFEHIYFARPDSIVDGKSVYEVRKKFGAQLAAESHEEADVVIPVPDSGVPSAIGYANECGLPFELGLIRNHYVGRTFIEPTQQIRQLGVKLKHNPNRSIVEGKRIVLVDDSVVRGTTSIKIVQMMRDAGAREVHLRIASPPITHSDFYGIDTPDQSKLLAHRFDLEGMRSYIGVDSLAFLTVDGLYKALGYDARNDEEPQLTDHCFTGDYPTKLTDRDGDRSGGQLSLLAEIA; via the coding sequence ATTGACTACCAAACATGGCGCGAGGAGCTGGAAGGCGACACGCTGCGTGAGGAATGCGGCGTGTTCGGCGTATTTGGAAATCCTGATGCGGCGGCTCTCACCGCGCTGGGGCTCCACGCCCTGCAACACCGCGGGCAGGAAGCTGCAGGCATTGTTTCCTATGACGGCCAGCGGTTTAACGCGGAACGCCGCATGGGCCTGGTCGGCGACCACTTTTCATCAGAAAAGATGATCAACCGTTTGGCTGGCTCCGCAGCCATTGGCCATAACCGCTACTCCACCACCGGTGAAACTGTTTTGCGGAATGTGCAGCCGCTCTTTGCTGACCTATGGGGCGGTGGATTTGCCATCGGTCACAATGGCAACCTGACAAATGCTCTGACCCTCCGTGACCGTCTGGTGCGTGAAGGCGCGATTTTTCAGTCAACATCAGACACAGAAACAATTCTTCAGCTGGTGGCCCGTTCTACAAAGCCTCGGATCATTGAACGGCTGGTTGATGCTCTCTCACAGGTTGAAGGGGCCTACGGACTTGTATGCCTGACGCCCAAGAAAATGATCGGCGCACGCGATCCACGCGGCATTCGGCCGCTTGTGATGGGTGACCTGAACGGCTCGCCTGTTCTGGCATCTGAGACATGTGCACTGGACATCATCGGTGCCCACTTCGTGCGCGAGATCGAGCCGGGTGAAATTGTGGTGTGCACGGAAGATGGCATTGAGAGCCACAAACCATTTCCGCCAGAGCCTGCGCGTCCGTGTGTCTTCGAACATATCTATTTTGCGCGTCCGGATTCAATCGTTGACGGCAAGAGCGTTTATGAGGTGCGCAAGAAATTCGGTGCCCAGTTGGCGGCTGAATCTCATGAAGAAGCTGATGTGGTCATTCCCGTGCCGGACTCCGGTGTGCCGTCTGCCATTGGTTACGCAAATGAATGCGGCCTGCCTTTTGAGCTCGGCCTGATCCGCAACCACTATGTGGGCCGGACATTCATTGAGCCCACCCAGCAAATTCGCCAGCTCGGTGTGAAGCTGAAGCACAACCCCAATCGCTCCATCGTCGAAGGCAAGCGGATTGTCCTTGTGGATGACAGCGTGGTGCGTGGGACAACATCCATCAAGATCGTTCAGATGATGCGGGATGCAGGTGCCCGTGAAGTGCATCTGCGGATCGCAAGTCCGCCGATCACACACTCGGACTTTTACGGCATTGATACCCCTGATCAATCGAAACTTCTGGCTCATCGCTTTGATCTGGAGGGAATGCGGTCTTACATCGGTGTCGACAGCCTTGCCTTCCTCACGGTAGACGGGCTCTACAAGGCGCTGGGATACGACGCCCGCAACGATGAAGAGCCGCAGCTGACGGACCATTGCTTTACCGGGGATTACCCCACGAAGCTGACGGACCGCGACGGCGACAGATCCGGTGGCCAGTTGTCGCTTCTGGCTGAGATCGCCTGA
- a CDS encoding CvpA family protein: MTGFDAIVIAITLISGLLAMIRGFVREMLSILAWVTAAAAAILTLPYLAPRIREYIDPTWLADGIAAFLVFAIVLVVVSYISFHLGERVPDGQVGALDRTGGFLFGLARGFLLATIAYMFIAWLVAREDFPPWLDDARLLPIVSATAETLTNLVAPNADVTAGSQSAKPRAADKPGTTSGSKPDPQKGDADSTPDDGYNAEERRRLDQLFESVDGNGQE; this comes from the coding sequence GTGACGGGGTTTGACGCCATTGTCATTGCAATCACGCTGATATCTGGCCTTCTGGCCATGATCCGCGGATTCGTGCGCGAAATGTTGTCCATCCTCGCCTGGGTCACCGCCGCTGCGGCTGCAATTCTGACGCTTCCTTACCTTGCTCCCAGAATTCGTGAATACATCGATCCGACATGGCTGGCGGACGGAATTGCGGCATTTCTCGTCTTTGCCATTGTGTTGGTCGTCGTGTCCTACATCAGCTTTCATCTGGGCGAGCGCGTGCCGGACGGACAGGTAGGTGCGCTGGACCGTACAGGTGGGTTCCTGTTTGGCCTGGCGAGGGGTTTTTTGCTCGCCACCATCGCCTATATGTTTATCGCCTGGCTGGTGGCGCGGGAGGACTTTCCGCCCTGGCTGGACGACGCCCGACTGCTGCCCATAGTCTCAGCAACGGCTGAAACCCTGACGAATCTGGTTGCACCCAATGCCGATGTGACCGCTGGCTCTCAAAGTGCCAAACCGCGTGCTGCTGACAAACCCGGGACCACATCGGGGAGCAAACCTGACCCGCAAAAAGGCGACGCTGACAGCACGCCAGACGACGGGTATAACGCTGAGGAACGCCGACGGCTCGATCAATTGTTCGAGTCGGTTGACGGGAACGGACAAGAATAA
- the radA gene encoding DNA repair protein RadA produces the protein MAKIATRFVCQNCGAVTSKWAGKCDSCNEWNTLVEETASTGPASSPATAKLTRGSRKLIDLVPLEGETAEAPRHVTGIAEFDRVCGGGLVPGSALLVGGDPGIGKSTILLQAMAAVARAGKRALYISGEEAIAQVRMRAKRLGLEKAPVELAAATSLADIVATLEQAPAADAVVIDSIQTMWSDALDSAPGTVSQVRACAQALVQVAKAKGMAIILVGHVTKEGQIAGPRVVEHMVDTVLYFEGERGHQFRILRAVKNRFGPTDEIGVFEMRDTGLSEVANPSALFLNDRSESASGSVVFAGIEGTRPVLVEIQALVVRSTLGTPRRAVVGWDGGRLSMVLAVLEARCGTSFGGFDVYLNVAGGLRVNEPAADLAVAAALLSSLDDSAIDPQTVVFGEISLSGDIRSVAQAENRAKEAAKLGFKSAIGPAGLKALSGGLKVQEIGTIGGLVNAVCHSDVPGGDA, from the coding sequence ATGGCCAAGATCGCCACCCGATTTGTCTGTCAGAACTGCGGTGCCGTCACGTCCAAATGGGCTGGCAAGTGCGACAGCTGCAATGAGTGGAACACGCTTGTTGAAGAGACCGCCAGCACAGGTCCCGCATCATCGCCCGCAACGGCCAAGCTGACGCGCGGCTCCCGCAAACTCATCGACCTTGTTCCGCTGGAAGGCGAAACGGCGGAAGCGCCGCGACACGTGACGGGTATTGCTGAGTTTGACCGGGTTTGTGGCGGCGGGCTGGTTCCCGGCTCCGCCCTGCTTGTGGGCGGCGACCCGGGCATCGGCAAATCAACCATTTTGCTGCAAGCCATGGCTGCTGTTGCACGCGCGGGCAAGCGCGCGCTGTACATTTCAGGCGAGGAAGCCATTGCGCAGGTGCGCATGCGGGCAAAGCGGCTGGGGCTGGAAAAGGCGCCGGTGGAACTGGCCGCGGCAACGAGCCTTGCCGACATCGTGGCCACCCTCGAGCAGGCACCGGCCGCGGATGCGGTTGTGATCGACTCGATCCAGACCATGTGGTCTGACGCGCTGGATTCTGCACCGGGCACTGTGTCTCAGGTGCGTGCATGTGCCCAGGCGCTGGTGCAGGTGGCGAAGGCCAAGGGCATGGCGATCATTCTTGTGGGTCATGTCACCAAGGAAGGGCAGATAGCCGGCCCCCGCGTGGTGGAGCACATGGTGGATACTGTCCTTTATTTTGAAGGCGAGCGCGGCCACCAGTTCCGCATACTGCGCGCCGTCAAAAACCGGTTTGGCCCGACGGATGAAATCGGGGTGTTTGAAATGCGCGACACGGGGCTTTCCGAAGTAGCGAACCCGTCAGCGCTCTTCCTCAATGATCGGTCTGAAAGTGCATCCGGGTCGGTCGTCTTTGCCGGCATTGAAGGGACGCGCCCGGTCCTTGTTGAGATTCAGGCGCTGGTTGTCAGGTCGACCCTGGGCACACCCAGACGCGCTGTCGTGGGCTGGGACGGCGGTCGCCTGTCCATGGTGCTCGCCGTACTTGAAGCGCGATGTGGGACCAGTTTTGGCGGCTTTGACGTCTATCTCAATGTCGCCGGTGGTCTTCGGGTCAATGAACCTGCCGCTGATCTGGCGGTGGCTGCAGCCCTGCTCTCCTCACTGGACGACAGTGCGATTGATCCGCAGACGGTGGTTTTTGGTGAGATCAGCCTGTCTGGTGATATTCGGTCGGTGGCGCAGGCCGAAAACCGCGCCAAAGAGGCCGCCAAGCTCGGCTTCAAGTCAGCAATCGGACCTGCCGGGCTCAAAGCCCTGTCCGGCGGATTGAAGGTGCAGGAAATCGGGACAATCGGTGGCCTTGTTAACGCCGTTTGTCATTCAGATGTGCCCGGTGGCGATGCTTGA
- a CDS encoding ABC transporter ATP-binding protein → MADTPKIQLRNVQKKFGPKTVLDNIDLTVQRGHSMVVIGGSGTGKSVMLKCILGLLHPTRGSIKIDGEEVTNISERDREEVLKKFGMLFQSAALFDSLKVWENVAFALIQGEGMSRAKARDVAMEKLAKVGLDETVGDLNPSELSGGMQKRVGLARAIAHDPEIVFFDEPTTGLDPIMADVINQLIVDTVQDMGATALSITHDMASARKIADHMSMIYKGQIIWTGTAAEVDTCGNPYVDQFINGRADGPIQMEVLKA, encoded by the coding sequence ATGGCCGACACGCCAAAAATACAGCTTCGAAACGTGCAAAAGAAATTTGGCCCCAAAACGGTGCTGGATAATATCGACCTGACAGTCCAAAGAGGCCACTCGATGGTCGTCATCGGAGGATCGGGCACCGGCAAGTCCGTGATGCTGAAGTGCATACTGGGCCTGCTACACCCGACAAGAGGATCCATCAAGATCGATGGGGAAGAAGTCACCAATATCTCAGAGCGTGACCGCGAAGAGGTGCTGAAGAAGTTTGGGATGCTGTTTCAGAGCGCAGCCCTCTTCGACAGCCTGAAGGTCTGGGAGAATGTTGCCTTTGCATTGATCCAGGGCGAGGGAATGTCCCGCGCCAAGGCGCGCGACGTTGCGATGGAGAAGTTGGCCAAGGTCGGCCTTGATGAGACTGTGGGAGACTTGAACCCGTCTGAACTGTCAGGCGGCATGCAGAAGCGTGTAGGGCTTGCCCGTGCGATTGCCCATGATCCAGAGATCGTGTTCTTCGACGAGCCAACCACCGGGCTCGACCCGATCATGGCAGACGTGATCAATCAGTTGATCGTGGATACCGTGCAGGACATGGGTGCGACAGCGCTCTCAATCACCCATGACATGGCCTCCGCCCGCAAGATCGCCGACCACATGTCGATGATCTACAAAGGCCAGATCATCTGGACGGGTACGGCCGCCGAGGTCGACACCTGCGGCAATCCTTATGTGGATCAATTCATCAATGGCCGCGCTGACGGGCCGATCCAGATGGAGGTGCTGAAGGCTTAA
- a CDS encoding MlaE family ABC transporter permease, producing MNVFALVGRAVLTFLAEVGALSRFTLRAVRACFTPPIYLRLIGQQMLRIGYFSLPVVGLTAFFTGGVLALQIFIGGSRFNAEGFVANIVAIGITRELGPVIAGLMVAGRVSAAIAAEIGTMRVTEQIDALVTLSTNPFKYLMAPRIIAAVISMPILVLIADIIGIFGGFVVGTQSLGFNPLVYIGNTVDFIEVSDVTSGLIKSAVFGFIIALMGCYSGYRSMGGAQGVGRATTNAVVTSSILILAANYLMTSIFFTS from the coding sequence GTGAACGTATTTGCCCTGGTTGGACGCGCAGTCCTTACTTTCCTCGCAGAAGTAGGTGCCCTTTCCCGTTTTACGCTTCGGGCGGTGCGGGCGTGCTTTACACCCCCTATCTATCTGCGCCTCATCGGCCAGCAGATGCTCCGCATCGGCTACTTTTCGCTGCCTGTTGTCGGCCTTACGGCCTTCTTCACCGGTGGCGTGCTGGCGCTTCAGATCTTCATCGGCGGGTCTCGGTTTAACGCGGAAGGTTTTGTGGCGAATATCGTTGCCATCGGCATTACCCGCGAATTGGGGCCTGTGATCGCTGGCCTCATGGTCGCCGGGCGCGTGTCGGCCGCGATCGCTGCTGAAATCGGCACCATGCGCGTGACCGAGCAGATTGATGCCCTGGTGACGCTCTCTACCAACCCCTTCAAATATTTGATGGCACCGCGCATCATCGCCGCGGTCATTTCAATGCCGATCCTGGTCCTGATTGCCGACATCATCGGCATTTTCGGTGGCTTCGTGGTGGGTACCCAGAGCCTGGGCTTCAACCCGCTGGTTTATATCGGCAACACGGTTGATTTCATTGAGGTCAGTGATGTCACATCCGGCCTCATCAAGTCTGCCGTGTTCGGCTTCATCATTGCGCTGATGGGTTGCTATTCCGGCTATCGCAGCATGGGGGGCGCGCAGGGCGTTGGCCGCGCGACAACCAATGCGGTGGTCACGTCATCCATTCTCATCCTCGCCGCCAACTACCTGATGACATCGATTTTCTTCACGTCGTGA
- the alr gene encoding alanine racemase: protein MTDPLPFPGHLTIDLGALARNWQAANEASGAATASAVVKADGYGLGVVPVVEALYLAGCRTFFVALASEGLAVRKALPDADIYILNGTMKDTASAMVEADLVPVLNDLTQISLWKGCCDAAGRSLPAALMLDTGMSRLGLDADQVSTAGSNPEVLGNLSLKLVMSHLACADDAASDMNAQQRASFDTLRAKLPDAPASLANSAGIFLGPDYHYDLTRPGICLYGASPFAAAPAPFDPVIGATAEIIQVRDVKSGDTIGYGATYRASRAMRIATIAAGYADGIFRTAGNSAMAAINGTLVPYVGRVSMDLIALDITALDSASVKAGDVVELLGSTVSVDDLAQATGTIGYEVLTSLGSRYERRYITG from the coding sequence TTGACTGATCCCCTTCCCTTCCCGGGTCACCTGACGATTGACCTCGGCGCGCTTGCCCGCAACTGGCAAGCAGCGAACGAGGCCAGTGGCGCCGCGACTGCATCTGCGGTTGTGAAGGCGGACGGATATGGGCTTGGTGTGGTTCCGGTTGTGGAAGCCCTCTACCTGGCAGGGTGCCGGACATTCTTTGTTGCCCTGGCAAGCGAAGGACTGGCCGTTCGCAAAGCCCTACCAGACGCTGACATCTACATTCTGAACGGTACCATGAAGGACACTGCCTCAGCGATGGTGGAGGCTGATCTGGTTCCTGTCCTCAATGACCTGACACAGATTTCACTGTGGAAAGGGTGTTGCGACGCTGCAGGTCGCTCCTTGCCCGCCGCGCTAATGCTGGACACCGGCATGTCCCGACTAGGATTGGATGCCGATCAGGTGAGCACTGCTGGCAGCAATCCTGAGGTGCTGGGCAATCTCAGCCTGAAACTGGTCATGAGCCATCTAGCCTGCGCTGACGATGCGGCGTCGGACATGAATGCGCAGCAAAGAGCATCCTTTGACACACTTAGAGCCAAACTGCCCGACGCGCCGGCAAGCCTTGCCAATTCGGCCGGCATATTCCTGGGGCCGGACTACCATTACGACCTGACCCGGCCAGGTATTTGCCTGTATGGCGCATCCCCGTTTGCTGCCGCGCCGGCCCCATTTGACCCGGTGATCGGTGCAACGGCTGAAATCATTCAGGTTCGGGATGTGAAGTCTGGTGACACCATCGGCTACGGCGCCACCTACAGGGCCTCAAGGGCCATGCGGATCGCGACCATTGCTGCGGGCTACGCGGATGGCATTTTCCGGACGGCGGGAAACTCAGCCATGGCGGCCATCAACGGCACTTTGGTGCCCTATGTGGGCCGGGTATCGATGGACCTTATTGCCCTCGATATAACAGCCTTGGATAGCGCATCTGTGAAGGCTGGAGACGTTGTCGAATTGCTAGGGTCCACGGTAAGTGTGGACGATCTGGCACAGGCAACTGGCACCATTGGATATGAGGTGCTAACCAGCTTGGGATCGCGCTATGAGCGGCGCTATATTACCGGGTGA
- a CDS encoding replicative DNA helicase: MEPAPTAFPPSGPMPDDAPDPDFDGIKYREMPHSIEAEQALLGAVLVNNEAYDRVSEFLSPDHFYEPLHARIFEAVAQLVVGGHLATPVTLKAYFDHDSALADVGGPAYLARLAAAAVATPHAKDYGRAIYDLAVRRELIRLGEDIQVTAEDSPIDLPPSQQIENAESSLYNLAEKGRYEGGFMPFKSSLTTALDMAAAAYQREGKLSGLSTGLRDLDGKLGGLQNSDLIILAGRPSMGKTALATNIAFNAAKAYQKQIDDNGREVVSDGGVVAFFSLEMSAEQLATRLLAEHSGISSEKIRRGEITADEFGQLREATEMLQSIPLFIDHTGGIGIATLAARARRLKRQQGLQLIVVDYLQLVTSSGKNQDNRVQEVTAITTGLKALAKELNVPILALSQLSRQVEQREDKRPQLSDLRESGSIEQDADVVMFVYREEYYLLRAEPSADSPEHLAWQDKCNQVFGKAEVIVGKQRHGPTGRVELQFQAELTRFGDLDHFHQSYEGP; the protein is encoded by the coding sequence ATGGAACCTGCACCGACCGCCTTCCCCCCATCCGGCCCAATGCCTGATGACGCACCCGATCCGGATTTCGACGGCATAAAGTACCGCGAGATGCCGCACTCTATTGAGGCGGAACAGGCGCTGCTGGGGGCTGTCCTGGTCAACAACGAGGCGTACGACAGGGTCTCCGAGTTCCTATCGCCGGATCATTTCTATGAGCCGTTGCACGCGCGCATTTTTGAAGCTGTGGCGCAACTGGTCGTCGGGGGTCACCTTGCGACACCGGTGACCCTCAAGGCCTATTTCGACCATGACAGCGCGCTGGCAGATGTGGGCGGCCCTGCTTACCTCGCCCGGCTGGCTGCAGCTGCGGTAGCGACGCCCCATGCCAAGGACTATGGCCGCGCCATCTATGATCTGGCGGTGCGGCGCGAGTTGATCCGCCTTGGCGAAGATATTCAGGTGACTGCGGAAGACAGCCCGATTGACCTGCCGCCATCGCAGCAGATCGAGAATGCTGAGTCCTCGCTCTATAACCTCGCCGAAAAAGGCCGCTATGAAGGCGGATTCATGCCTTTCAAATCGTCGCTCACGACGGCATTGGATATGGCAGCCGCGGCTTACCAGCGAGAAGGCAAGCTTTCTGGCCTCTCAACCGGCCTGCGCGATCTCGACGGCAAACTGGGTGGTCTGCAGAATTCTGACCTGATCATTCTCGCCGGACGCCCCTCCATGGGCAAAACAGCGCTGGCGACAAACATCGCCTTCAATGCCGCCAAGGCGTACCAGAAGCAGATTGACGACAATGGGCGCGAAGTCGTCAGCGATGGCGGTGTCGTGGCCTTCTTCTCGCTTGAAATGTCGGCTGAGCAGCTGGCAACGCGTCTTCTGGCTGAACACTCCGGCATCTCATCTGAAAAGATCCGCCGCGGTGAGATTACAGCTGATGAATTTGGGCAGCTGCGTGAAGCCACCGAGATGCTTCAATCGATCCCCCTGTTTATCGACCATACGGGCGGCATCGGCATCGCCACCCTTGCGGCCCGGGCGCGGCGGCTGAAGCGCCAGCAGGGCCTGCAGTTGATTGTGGTGGACTATCTGCAGCTCGTGACGTCGTCGGGCAAGAACCAGGACAATCGCGTACAGGAAGTGACGGCCATTACGACGGGGCTCAAGGCGCTGGCCAAGGAGCTGAACGTTCCCATTCTTGCCCTGTCCCAGCTCTCTCGACAGGTTGAACAGCGTGAGGACAAACGTCCGCAACTCTCTGACCTGCGTGAATCCGGCTCGATTGAGCAGGATGCCGACGTGGTGATGTTTGTGTATCGCGAGGAGTATTATCTCCTTCGTGCGGAGCCAAGCGCAGACTCGCCGGAACATCTGGCCTGGCAGGACAAGTGCAATCAGGTTTTTGGCAAGGCTGAAGTCATCGTCGGCAAGCAGCGCCACGGCCCTACGGGCCGGGTTGAGCTGCAATTCCAGGCGGAACTGACGCGCTTTGGCGACCTTGACCATTTCCATCAGTCCTATGAAGGTCCGTGA
- a CDS encoding SAM-dependent methyltransferase — protein MFLRWMLQYVVKTGDLTVHEANGRLWTAGDGSEPRVTLHLRDRSIGRAIAFNPHLKFGEGYMEGRFHITEGDIWDLMDLLGRNVGTGYGTPLAALIAGIRRFYRRILQYNPVGRARANVAHHYDLDGRLYDLFLDPDRQYSCAYFEDPLASLDDAQLAKKRHIAAKLALAPGHTVLDIGSGWGGLGLYLAQMADVDVTGVTLSQEQYTVSNARADALDRKDRVRFKLQDYRELDSCFDRIVSVGMFEHVGVGHYGEYFRQVARLLDEDGVALVHSIGRIDGPGTTNPWIAKYIFPGGYIPALSEVLPSIERAGLFVTDVEILRLHYADTLRHWRERFAANRGRAAEVYDERFCRMWEFYLAASEASFRHMGFMVFQIQLTKKVGTVPLTRSYIAKAEEGFRDREGTTQAGPHRQMHV, from the coding sequence ATGTTCCTCAGATGGATGCTGCAATATGTGGTCAAAACAGGCGACCTGACGGTCCACGAAGCAAACGGACGGTTATGGACCGCCGGGGACGGATCTGAACCGCGTGTCACACTGCACCTGCGTGACCGCTCGATCGGGCGCGCAATCGCCTTTAACCCCCATCTCAAATTTGGCGAAGGCTATATGGAGGGTCGGTTTCATATCACTGAGGGTGATATCTGGGACTTGATGGACCTTCTGGGCCGCAATGTTGGCACCGGGTATGGCACACCACTGGCTGCGTTGATCGCCGGGATCCGCCGATTTTACCGGCGCATCCTGCAGTACAATCCGGTCGGCCGGGCGCGGGCCAATGTGGCGCATCATTACGACCTGGATGGACGCCTTTACGATCTTTTTCTTGATCCTGACCGGCAATATTCCTGCGCCTATTTCGAGGACCCTTTGGCGTCTCTGGACGACGCACAACTGGCCAAGAAACGTCACATTGCCGCCAAGCTGGCGCTCGCGCCCGGCCATACCGTGCTCGATATCGGGTCCGGCTGGGGTGGGCTTGGGCTCTATCTGGCCCAGATGGCAGACGTGGATGTGACCGGTGTCACCCTCTCCCAAGAGCAGTACACGGTGTCAAACGCCCGCGCGGATGCCCTCGATCGCAAGGACCGCGTCCGGTTCAAGCTTCAGGATTATCGCGAGCTTGATTCCTGCTTTGACCGGATCGTCTCCGTGGGCATGTTCGAGCATGTCGGTGTGGGCCACTACGGGGAGTATTTCCGGCAGGTGGCGCGGTTGCTTGACGAGGATGGGGTGGCGCTCGTTCACTCCATTGGACGCATCGACGGGCCGGGAACAACTAATCCCTGGATCGCGAAGTACATATTTCCCGGTGGCTATATTCCGGCTCTCAGTGAGGTCCTGCCGAGCATTGAACGCGCGGGCCTTTTTGTGACCGATGTCGAAATTCTCAGGCTCCATTACGCAGACACACTGCGTCACTGGCGGGAGCGCTTTGCCGCCAACCGAGGCCGGGCCGCAGAAGTGTATGACGAACGCTTCTGCCGGATGTGGGAGTTCTATCTTGCTGCCTCCGAAGCCTCATTCCGCCACATGGGTTTCATGGTATTTCAGATCCAACTGACCAAGAAGGTCGGGACCGTGCCGTTGACGCGGTCCTACATCGCCAAAGCCGAGGAGGGTTTTCGCGACCGTGAGGGCACAACACAGGCGGGCCCTCACAGGCAAATGCATGTGTGA
- the rplI gene encoding 50S ribosomal protein L9, with amino-acid sequence MDVILLERVEKLGQMGDVVDVKPGYARNFLLPRGKALRANKANRQRFENERAQLEARNLELRTEAEAVQVKLDGESVTVIRQASESGQLYGSVATRDIAEGLTEGGFSVERQQVVLQRPIKVLGLHDVTVRLHPEVTATVTVNVARTQDEAERQARGEDVTVDRTDEEEEAALLAEEVFEDAEQAAALEAGDEEAGEEASSDKDETQS; translated from the coding sequence ATGGACGTAATTCTGCTTGAGCGGGTCGAGAAACTTGGCCAGATGGGCGATGTCGTAGACGTCAAGCCTGGCTATGCCCGCAACTTCCTGCTGCCCCGCGGCAAGGCGCTTCGCGCCAACAAAGCAAACCGGCAACGCTTTGAAAATGAACGCGCACAGCTGGAAGCCCGTAACCTTGAGCTTCGTACCGAAGCTGAAGCTGTTCAGGTGAAGCTGGACGGCGAAAGCGTCACGGTTATCCGTCAGGCTTCTGAATCTGGTCAGCTTTATGGCTCTGTTGCTACGCGCGACATTGCTGAAGGTCTTACCGAAGGTGGCTTCAGTGTCGAGCGTCAGCAGGTTGTCCTGCAGCGCCCGATCAAGGTTCTTGGCCTGCATGACGTAACGGTCCGCCTGCACCCGGAAGTAACAGCGACTGTGACAGTCAATGTGGCCCGGACACAGGACGAAGCGGAGCGTCAGGCTCGCGGTGAAGATGTCACTGTTGATCGCACGGACGAAGAAGAAGAAGCAGCCCTGCTGGCTGAAGAAGTCTTTGAAGATGCAGAACAGGCTGCGGCTCTTGAAGCTGGCGATGAAGAAGCCGGCGAAGAGGCTTCCTCTGACAAAGACGAGACGCAGTCCTAA
- a CDS encoding DUF2232 domain-containing protein, whose protein sequence is MGNLPPWLIGVLAGLASAILYAAASGGATPAIILAYIAPLPIFIAGLGWGTVMALIAGATGLVVMSVIAGLSSGVVYFAVVALAPVWLVRLALLSRAVGGRGASAAARAAKAREAHHRAVADGTRDGPPEEAPPPDVEWYPPGMLVAWTTAIAATLLVVSILSMAATEGGLRGAVVQMLNTGIVDTGELRRMLDGQGLAVSPSEFLEMVATFLPAMAGSMWLLMTLANMAIAQLIVDRSGNSLRPTPVFSQITYPQAFLMAFPVSLILGFLPGELGFAGLSLAALLFVPYFLLGLATIHAISRRWQARTAILIGFYLILIVVGSPVMLVGILGLVEAWMGLRDRYAGPTPDAD, encoded by the coding sequence ATGGGTAATCTTCCGCCATGGCTGATCGGCGTTCTGGCAGGCCTTGCCAGCGCGATCCTGTACGCGGCAGCGTCTGGCGGCGCGACGCCGGCCATCATTCTGGCCTACATCGCACCGCTTCCTATCTTCATTGCCGGCCTTGGCTGGGGCACCGTGATGGCCCTGATCGCAGGTGCGACAGGGCTTGTCGTCATGTCGGTGATTGCCGGGCTCTCAAGCGGTGTCGTCTATTTTGCCGTGGTTGCGCTTGCACCAGTCTGGCTGGTGCGGCTGGCGCTGCTCTCACGCGCGGTTGGCGGACGCGGCGCTTCTGCAGCCGCCCGCGCTGCGAAAGCACGTGAAGCGCATCATCGCGCGGTCGCAGATGGCACGCGCGATGGACCTCCCGAAGAAGCCCCACCGCCTGATGTCGAATGGTATCCCCCGGGCATGCTCGTTGCCTGGACGACAGCCATTGCAGCGACACTCCTTGTTGTCTCTATCCTGTCGATGGCTGCAACAGAAGGGGGTCTGCGTGGGGCGGTCGTGCAGATGCTCAACACCGGCATTGTCGATACCGGCGAACTCCGCCGCATGCTGGACGGACAAGGGCTTGCCGTTTCGCCTAGCGAATTCCTGGAAATGGTGGCAACTTTCCTGCCGGCTATGGCCGGCAGCATGTGGCTGCTCATGACATTGGCCAATATGGCGATTGCCCAGTTGATTGTGGATCGATCCGGCAACAGCCTGCGCCCGACGCCCGTATTCTCGCAGATCACCTACCCTCAGGCCTTTTTGATGGCCTTCCCGGTATCGCTCATTCTGGGCTTTCTACCCGGCGAGTTGGGGTTTGCGGGGCTATCCCTCGCAGCGCTCTTGTTTGTCCCGTATTTTTTGTTGGGATTGGCAACAATCCATGCTATTTCGCGCCGCTGGCAGGCGAGAACTGCCATTCTCATAGGCTTCTATCTGATCCTGATTGTCGTTGGCTCCCCTGTGATGCTGGTGGGAATACTGGGATTGGTTGAAGCATGGATGGGACTTCGGGACCGCTATGCGGGCCCAACACCGGATGCCGATTGA